One window from the genome of Salvia splendens isolate huo1 chromosome 9, SspV2, whole genome shotgun sequence encodes:
- the LOC121746940 gene encoding pentatricopeptide repeat-containing protein At1g09220, mitochondrial-like: MSMYNNLLSLLHNHSRRRRGIQQIHCHLLLSKPLVNSIISLLVLWNSIIKHYALSRFPQDALSLFKHLSNQRSPFPFDSITYSYLIKACANIKRTDVGSQLQSLSTKAGFDINVHVQTALVNMYADSRYLVEAKKVFDGMPDRNMVTWNVLLTGFVKWSEIAAARAIFYAMPDKNVVSWTGLIDGYTRANRFHEALHLFRMMVAHEGIRPTEVTLLAAFPSIWNAGSLEFCQMIHGYGEKSGLNVLDVRVVNCLIDAYSKSGSIGSAWRIFEEVDDERKNLVSWTSMISAFAMHGMAGEACDCYKKMESKGVVPNSITFLSVMSGCSHGGLLAEGLEYYRKMVDDYGIMPEIKHYGALIDMLGRAGRLEEAEKIALGVAMDETGNVMVWRTLLGACSFHGDVEMGERVARRIMEIERRYGGDYVLMSNIFSAAGRFGDSEIVREMMDARNASKLAGITLSTCRHFLWL, encoded by the coding sequence ATGTCGATGTACAACAATCTTCTCTCCCTACTCCACAACCACAGTCGTCGCCGCCGCGGCATTCAGCAAATCCACTGCCACCTTCTCCTCTCAAAGCCACTCGTCAACAGCATAATTAGCCTTCTTGTTCTTTGGAACTCCATAATCAAGCACTACGCACTCAGTAGATTCCCACAAGATGCTCTTTCTCTTTTCAAACATCTCAGCAATCAAAGGAGCCCGTTTCCCTTCGATAGTATCACCTACTCCTATCTCATCAAAGCATGCGCGAATATTAAGAGAACAGACGTGGGGAGCCAGCTCCAATCCCTGAGCACTAAAGCAGGGTTTGATATCAATGTCCATGTGCAGACCGCGTTGGTGAATATGTATGCTGATTCTAGGTATTTGGTTGAGGCAAAGAAGGTGTTCGATGGAATGCCTGACAGGAATATGGTGACTTGGAATGTTTTGCTCACCGGGTTTGTTAAATGGAGCGAGATTGCGGCTGCAAGGGCTATTTTTTACGCCATGCCAGACAAGAATGTAGTTTCGTGGACCGGGCTAATCGACGGGTACACCCGCGCCAACCGGTTTCACGAGGCCTTACATTTGTTTCGGATGATGGTTGCGCACGAAGGGATCCGACCCACGGAGGTGACTCTCCTCGCAGCTTTCCCATCCATATGGAACGCCGGGTCGCTCGAGTTTTGCCAGATGATTCATGGCTACGGAGAGAAAAGTGGACTAAATGTGTTGGATGTTCGGGTTGTGAATTGCCTGATCGATGCATACTCGAAGAGTGGTAGCATAGGAAGCGCGTGGCGGATATTCGAGGAAGTCGATGATGAGAGGAAGAATTTGGTTTCTTGGACTTCAATGATATCTGCTTTTGcaatgcatggaatggctggaGAAGCTTGTGATTGCTACAAGAAGATGGAGAGCAAGGGTGTCGTGCCTAACTCGATCACATTTCTTAGCGTGATGAGCGGTTGCAGTCATGGTGGATTGTTGGCCGAGGGGCTCGAGTACTACAGGAAAATGGTCGATGATTATGGGATTATGCCCGAAATCAAGCATTACGGAGCTTTGATCGACATGTTGGGGAGGGCAGGGAGATTGGAGGAGGCGGAGAAGATAGCCCTAGGCGTCGCCATGGATGAGACGGGTAATGTTATGGTGTGGAGGACGCTTTTGGGTGCGTGCAGCTTCCATGGCGACGTTGAGATGGGGGAGAGAGTGGCGAGGAGGATAATGGAGATCGAGAGGAGATACGGCGGCGATTATGTGCTTATGTCAAACATCTTCTCTGCAGCAGGTAGGTTTGGAGATTCTGAGATAGTTAGGGAGATGATGGATGCCAGAAATGCCTCAAAACTTGCTGGGATTACTCTCTCCACTTGCAGACATTTTTTATGGTTGTGA
- the LOC121747409 gene encoding uncharacterized protein LOC121747409 — MDSDVPSSQRSSCSHGGAKSHTKKRKLRSADVVEQVPEISKSARFDELLGGVEEHFPWKNLQLILSLQDKNVDIRKNIDLAFDYAKSSNNEDMDDIGRRSQVLDTSRTIVFVSNWIQSCLISSEKKTRQREGAPQFETSGSIMDLRCWKIFHFCLEESKKLNVSLTCSRDFLRVIHAIARDASSFVNGTSSAVKESFSGEQIQIYDIVLDCVLMVFSFHGGIANKNLDLWILLMDKVIDSALKVLMGQHDGSKLGDFILRLACYLFEPFAKFLCVQPTRKNGFQNFIDKLLEPLLHLLHVLHSIPCDSGDEWKVNITKWVEEVLAQGLFHPTHIEGFLSLQSSVRYRNSSDTSIKDGKLVNKSYHRHLFDEVEKIVAKKNDLALIGLEQLLHLFVCCVMKQNGISVGSGVPRGSNFSSTTHVSSTPHHSQTMASKVTPSSHSRSMNAELRRSIFDFYIQIMEYLLADINKYLQAEGELGSALYNVCKTLRSINGVLLSLICDKLYLRTEDTSEGASRNFLRSVHAVLMSLSAKIETSSFGNDEKSNGEVLISLRTELIVSIHHLLNIEYEVVGDDLESLWMMIFSSATCCYSSMDMPSQPLLSSEILNLSCRIIDVYSDLRQVDSAIYALCKAVRQSLLLVRDSEAYSNSLSVLFFSSKFRLSLSNAIKTIPEGQGSACLRQFCTDIKESLEWVRFGDEPAGRGETVKSNSYSSDSLQGHLRAELLGKMLCEVYAIILDSIAVTSGNSYSIGASLKSSIEIIRPGLGRLFTLRLDSGIEILSNSTGTDNVTICWFLVFLLRLIVSCRSLFRQAISLMPPDASKKMSGVIGDSLTVHCGRDWLEMTAPTGEGFLSWILPPSVSLLDVINSVSDICIQDSAVLCPPLVYVLNVMALQRLTDLNRLIQSSEYMLQWNQMKDQTKLNDDADLSFNRKQIRKWTKCVTKLREEAASLTEFILECLLSVAKDKESSSFRAGDADGSQIRGLLDNNSSDIASGLLDEKSLASVLWQLFCKNVDIWCSYASKKQSRNFLTHIIKSSLSCLVSLQEHDISTTGLLKTRTVPLIALEFLSNIISYEQRFVRRYMASMFCRILQKSVLSLFNTSAVDLSESPDWLKEIAAVGNTSDVKSGTSLQTRQNMVPDESSGEQLDVEFARCQCLLNLLMRMPEEYLSLKSSSLYITYILNFERILVGSLLGEHSQTWSLNSYQIFRLLVTCRKALHILAVASSKNNVNGSQSLCLFPLPWLLKSLSVAIEFQPAFPEDVTFEVRAALFSFLDYTSRVLLMVTENQYQHSISSAVSVRNAHTKRENADRISEQSGLLSPPEETLVISQSISELTKALEDDLQKSLTTAREASDDKKIECMTGPQSLNKLSSTIASLQGLLWGIASALGGQKAGVSNSRMKSSSYDIELMKRIKSCVETYVEFTISFVKAVFIEDNLNPCMTAGSNELRPRASCSQYSASRDGTNEGCPNEEMVPSDVISCPTKCEPKGKSRLSFPDLEAFLSEVPHKKLLLKKSLLMKVFKGENPEAAFFLGQLFIACSAILRLNMQTELTSLSWSLFPIVLDISEFMLMEFSRSELPNQFALFLLDGVVRFLEELGNYFPHIDPSLSKDLYIKLIVLHQRAIGKCICLQGKQAKLASQERGSLTKLAGQVNSQFSWARSRLVELKERLTISFSTYVRKSSEFHLLSIIQAVERALVGVWGGSMTNYEIVCGNLDGGEVSSVVSAGIVCLDSILEYVTGPRRLNMMKKHIQNLVAGLFNIILHLQGPRIFYGYVDDSDVPDSGAVTLMCIELLTKISGKPSFFEMDACHIAQSLRIPGTLFQYFLQLLISESPLSSALDRKASMELYDYCCRMLCTALKHRKSETRQCIALLQDSVSVLLHCLETVNTNHAAGREFFAWEIQEAVICAGSLRRIYEEVRQQKDVFGQFSFQFLSRYIWVYCGFGPAKSGIIREVDEALKPGLYALIDSCSADDLQLLHTTFGEGPCRSTLAALQHDYTVHFQFEGKV, encoded by the exons ATGGACAGCGACGTTCCTTCTTCCCAGCGGAGTAGCTGCAGTCATGGAGGAGCGAAGTCACACACTAAGAAAAGGAAGCTGAGAAGCGCGGATGTTGTCGAACAAGTGCCAGAAATTTCAAAATCTGCTCGCTTCGACGAATTGCTCGGAGGTGTAGAAGAGCATTTTCCGTGGAAGAATTTACAGCTGATTCTGTCGCTACAAGACAAAAACGTCGATATTAGGAA GAACATTGATTTGGCATTTGATTATGCAAAATCAAGCAATAATGAAGACATGGATGATATTGGCCGGAGGTCGCAGGTATTGGATACATCAAGAACGATCGTTTTCGTAAGCAATTGGATCCAATCATGTCTCATTTCTTCAGAAAAGAAAACAAGGCAACGTGAAGGAGCACCTCAGTTTGAAACTTCTGGGTCAATTATGGATCTTAGATGCTGGAAAATCTTTCATTTCTGCTTGGAGGAGTCGAAAAAACTTAATGTTTCGTTGACATGTTCTAGGGACTTTTTACGGGTGATTCATGCAATTGCAAGGGATGCATCATCTTTTGTAAATGGAACGTCCTCAGCTGTTAAGGAATCATTTTCAGGAGAACAAATACAAATATATGATATTGTGCTTGATTGTGTCTTGATGGTATTCTCATTCCATGGTGGAATTGCTAACAAAAATTTAGACCTGTGGATTTTACTCATGGATAAAGTGATTGACTCAGCCTTGAAAGTTTTAATGGGTCAGCATGACGGAAGCAAGCTTGGGGATTTCATCTTGCGTTTAGCTTGTTATTTGTTTGAGCCATTTGCTAAATTTTTATGTGTTCAACCAACACGTAAAAATGGTTTCCAAAATTTCATTGATAAGCTTCTTGAGCCTCTGCTGCACTTGTTACATGTTTTGCATTCTATACCTTGTGACAGTGGTGATGAATGGAAAGTTAATATAACTAAATGGGTGGAAgaagttttggctcaaggactGTTTCACCCCACTCATATTGAAGGATTTCTCAGCTTGCAGAGTTCTGTTAGATATAGAAATTCGTCTGATACTTCCATAAAAGATGGAAAGCTGGTGAACAAAAGTTATCACAGGCATCTATTTgatgaagtggagaagatagtAGCAAAGAAAAATGACTTGGCGTTAATTGGTTTAGAACAGTTGCTTCACTTGTTTGTTTGTTGTGTTATGAAGCAAAATGGAATTTCAGTTGGTAGTGGAGTTCCTAGGGGGTCAAATTTCAGCTCGACCACTCATGTTTCAAGTACCCCTCATCATAGTCAAACAATGGCATCAAAAGTGACTCCTTCAAGTCACAGTCGGAGCATGAATGCTGAACTTCGGAGATCAATATTTGACTTTTACATACAGATTATGGAATATCTATTGGCAGATATCAATAAATATCTCCAAGCAGAAGGGGAACTAGGTTCTGCATTATATAATGTTTGTAAAACACTAAGATCCATTAACGGTGTACTTTTAAGCCTCATTTGTGACAAACTGTACTTAAGAACTGAGGATACCTCTGAAGGGGCTTCCCGGAATTTCTTGAGGTCTGTCCATGCTGTGTTGATGTCATTATCTGCCAAAATTGAAACATCATCTTTTGGCAATGATGAAAAATCAAATGGGGAAGTATTGATTTCATTGAGGACAGAGCTTATAGTTAGTATACATCACTTGTTAAATATTGAGTATGAGGTTGTTGGAGATGATCTTGAAAGCTTATGGATGATGATTTTCTCCTCTGCTACCTGCTGCTACAGTTCAATGGACATGCCAAGTCAGCCTTTGCTGTCCTCAGAGATATTGAACCTGAGCTGTAGGATTATTGACGTATATAGTGACCTTCGACAG GTGGATTCTGCTATCTATGCACTATGTAAAGCAGTGAGGCAATCTTTGCTACTTGTGAGGGATAGTGAAGCATATTCAAATTCATTGAGCGTGCTGTTCTTCTCTTCAAAATTTAGGCTCTCTCTTAGCAATGCTATTAAAACCATACCAGAAGGGCAAGGATCTGCTTGCCTTAGGCAGTTCTGTACAGATATTAAGGAATCTCTGGAGTGGGTGAGATTTGGAGATGAGCCAGCTGGTAGAGGTGAAACAGTGAAGTCAAATTCATATAGCTCTGATTCGCTACAAGGCCATTTGCGAGCAGAACTCCTGGGGAAGATGTTGTGTGAAGTATATGCAATCATTCTCGACTCAATAGCAGTTACTTCTGGTAATAGCTATTCAATTGGCGCTTCTTTGAAGAGTTCCATAGAAATTATACGCCCCGGCTTGGGTAGGCTGTTTACCCTTCGGCTGGATAGTGGCATAGAAATTTTGAGCAACAGTACTGGAACTGACAACGTAACTATATGCTGGTTCTTGGTGTTCTTATTGCGTTTGATAGTATCCTGCAGAAGCTTATTTCGGCAAGCCATCAGCCTTATGCCTCCTGATGCTTCAAAGAAGATGTCTGGAGTAATAGGTGATTCTTTAACTGTTCACTGTGGAAGGGATTGGTTGGAGATGACTGCGCCCACCGGTGAAGGCTTTCTTTCCTGGATCCTGCCACCTTCAGTGTCCCTCCTTGATGTTATAAATTCTGTTTCAGATATTTGCATTCAAGATTCTGCTGTACTTTGCCCACCACTGGTGTATGTTTTAAATGTAATGGCTCTCCAGAGACTTACTGACTTAAATAGACTGATACAGTCTTCTGAGTATATGCTTCAGTGGAACCAAATGAAGGATCAGACTAAGCTTAATGATGATGCTGATCTGTCTTTCAATCGTAAGCAAATCCGGAAATGGACAAAGTGTGTCACAAAATTGAGAGAAGAAGCTGCCAGTCTGACAGAATTTATATTGGAATGCCTTCTGTCTGTTGCCAAGGACAAAGAGTCCTCATCCTTTCGGGCTGGTGATGCAGATGGTTCCCAGATTCGTGGTCTGCTTGATAATAATTCATCAGACATTGCCTCAGGCCTCTTGGATGAGAAGTCATTGGCATCTGTTCTGTGGCAgttattttgtaaaaatgttGATATATGGTGCTCTTATGCTAGCAAGAAGCAGTCAAGGAATTTTCTCACACATATAATCAAGAGTTCCCTTTCCTGTTTAGTCAGCTTGCAAGAGCACGATATAAGTACAACTGGGCTCCTGAAGACAAGAACTGTACCGCTGATAGCATTGGAGTTTCTAAGCAACATCATATCTTATGAGCAAAGA TTTGTCCGCAGATATATGGCTTCAATGTTCTGCAGAATTCTGCAGAAGTCAGTTCTATCTTTATTTAATACTTCTGCAGTTGATTTAAGTGAGTCACCTGATTGGCTCAAGGAAATAGCTGCAGTTGGAAATACATCTGATGTGAAAAGCGGTACTTCACTACAGACTAGACAAAATATGGTACCAGATGAATCTAGCGGTGAGCAACTTGATGTTGAATTTGCTAGGTGTCAATGTCTGCTCAATCTTCTGATGCGGATGCCAGAAGAATACTTAAGTTTGAAATCTTCGTCATTGTACATAACGTACATTCTCAATTTTGAAAG GATTCTGGTTGGGAGCTTGTTAGGCGAGCACAGCCAAACATGGTCCCTCAATTCTTATCAGATATTTCGATTGCTTGTGACCTGTAGAAAGGCTCTTCACATTTTAGCTGTAGCTTCTAGCAAAAATAATGTGAATGGGAGTCAATCACTATGCTTATTTCCTTTGCCATGGCTTCTAAAATCATTGTCAGTGGCAATTGAGTTTCAACCTGCATTCCCCGAAGATGTCACTTTCGAAGTTAGAGCTGCACTTTTCTCATTTTTGGATTACACATCTCGTGTGTTGCTGATGGTTACTGAAAACCAGTATCAACATTCAATTAGCTCTGCTGTATCTGTTAGGAATGCCCACACAAAAAGAGAAAATGCAGATCGGATCAGTGAACAATCTGGCCTTCTATCACCTCCTGAAGAGACTTTGGTTATATCTCAAAGTATCTCAGAATTAACAAAGGCATTAGAAGACGACCTGCAAAAGTCTTTGACCACTGCCAGGGAGGCATCTGATGATAAGAAAATAGAGTGCATGACTGGACCTCAGAGTTTGAATAAGTTATCATCCACAATTGCTTCTCTCCAAGGACTATTATGGGGCATAGCTTCTGCTTTAGGTGGCCAAAAAGCAGGTGTTAGTAATTCCAGAATGAAGTCTTCGAGTTATGATATCGAACTGATGAAAAGAATTAAGTCGTGTGTAGAAACATACGTGGAATTTACAATAAGTTTTGTGAAGGCAGTGTTTATTGAGGATAATCTGAATCCCTGCATGACTGCAGGCAGTAATGAATTGAGACCAAGAGCCTCATGTAGTCAGTACAGTGCTTCCAGAGATGGGACAAATGAGGGGTGCCCTAATGAGGAAATGGTGCCGTCTGATGTAATCAGTTGTCCTACAAAATGTGAGCCTAAGGGAAAATCCCGTTTATCATTTCCAGACCTGGAAGCTTTTCTGAGTGAGGTTCCACATAAGAAACTTCTTCTCAAGAAATCATTGCTGATGAAAGTTTTCAAAGGTGAGAATCCTGAGGCAGCTTTTTTTCTTGGACAGCTGTTTATTGCATGTTCAGCTATTTTAAGACTCAACATGCAGACTGAATTGACTTCCTTATCTTGGAGCTTGTTTCCAATTGTGCTAGACATTTCTGAGTTTATGCTGATGGAATTTTCCAGAAGTGAATTGCCAAATCAATTCGCTTTGTTTTTGTTAGATGGTGTTGTGAGATTCCTTGAAGAGCTTGGAAATTACTTTCCACATATTGATCCTTCCTTGTCCAAAGATCTTTACATCAAGCTTATAGTCTTGCACCAGAGGGCCATTGGAAAGTGCATCTGTTTACAAGGAAAACAAGCAAAGTTAGCTTCCCAAGAGAGAGGATCACTGACAAAGCTGGCTGGTCAAGTGAATTCCCAATTTTCTTGGGCAAGAAGTCGATTAGTTGAATTGAAGGAAAGGTTGACGATATCATTTAGTACGTATGTTAGGAAATCATCTGAATTTCACTTGCTATCTATCATTCAGGCTGTTGAGAGAGCTTTAGTTGGGGTATGGGGAGGCTCAATGACAAATTATGAAATAGTTTGTGGAAATTTAGATGGAGGGGAGGTCTCCTCTGTAGTTTCCGCTGGTATTGTTTGCTTGGATTCAATTCTTGAATATGTAACAG GGCCCAGGCGTTTGAATATGATGAAAAAACACATCCAGAACCTAGTTGCTGGTCTTTTCAACATCATCCTTCATTTGCAGGGTCCCAGAATCTTCTATGGATATGTCGACGATTCTGACGTACCTGATTCTGGAGCAGTTACTCTCATGTGTATCGAATTACTAACAAAAATATCTGGAAAACCCTCTTTCTTCGAAATGGATGCCTGCCACATCGCACAGTCCCTGCGTATACCTGGGAcactctttcaatactttctaCAACTTCTGATATCTGAATCTCCTCTCTCATCTGCTCTGGATCGGAAGGCTTCGATGGAGTTATATGATTATTGTTGCCGTATGCTATGTACTGCTCTAAAGCATCGTAAAAG CGAGACTCGTCAGTGTATAGCTCTTCTTCAAGATTCAGTGAGTGTACTTCTTCATTGCTTAGAGACGGTAAATACCAACCATGCTGCTGGGAGAGAGTTCTTCGCATGGGAAATTCAAGAGGCCGTAATATGCGCGGGTAGTCTGCGAAGAATATATGAAGAG GTACGTCAACAGAAGGATGTTTTTGGGCAATTCTCGTTTCAGTTCCTGTCGCGTTACATATGGGTTTACTGTGGATTCGGCCCAGCTAAATCTGGCATCATAAG GGAAGTAGACGAAGCTCTTAAACCCGGCCTATATGCTCTAATCGACTCATGCTCTGCCGATGATCTTCAACTACTTCATACTACATTTGGAG AGGGTCCTTGCAGAAGTACACTGGCTGCTCTTCAGCATGATTACACAGTTCATTTCCAGTTTGAAGGGAAGGTTTGA
- the LOC121748793 gene encoding triosephosphate isomerase, chloroplastic-like — protein MAVVSTSLAGAVTSQLNQFSGLRKSFLKLDASSANSNQSFFLNVDSHIRLASSGKACRSVVAMAGSGKFFVGGNWKCNGTKESISKLVSDLNIATLESDVDVVVSPPFVYIDQVKNSLTDRIDVAAQNCWIGKGGAFTGEISVEQLKDIGCKWVVLGHSERRHVIGEDDQFIGKKAAYALSQGVGVIACIGELLEEREAGKTFDVCFQQLKAYADAVSSWDNIVIAYEPVWAIGTGKVASPEQAQEVHAAVRDWLSKNVSADVASKTRIIYGGSVNGANSAELAKKEDIDGFLVGGASLKGPEFATIINSVTAKKVAA, from the exons ATGGCGGTTGTCTCCACCTCTCTCGCCGGCGCCGTCACCAGCCAGCTCAATCAATTCTCCGGCCTCCGAAAATCCTTCCTCAAGCTCGACGCCTCCAGCGCCAACTCCAATCAATCGTTTTTCCTGAATGTCGACTCGCACATCCGCCTCGCCTCCTCCGGCAAAGCTTGCCGCAGCGTCGTCGCGATGGCAGGATCCGGAAAG TTCTTTGTTGGTGGGAATTGGAAATGC AATGGGACTAAAGAGTCCATCAGCAAGCTCGTGTCGGACTTGAACATTGCAACCCTTGAATCTGATGTTG ATGTTGTTGTATCGCCTCCTTTCGTCTACATTGATCAAGTCAAGAATTCGTTGACTGATCGGATTGATGTGGCAGCCCAGAATTGTTGGATTGGAAAAGGTGGCGCTTTCACTGGAGAAATCAG TGTGGAGCAACTGAAAGACATCGGATGCAAGTGGGTCGTTCTTGGGCATTCTGAGCGGAGGCATGTAATAGGAGAAGATGATcaa TTCATAGGAAAGAAGGCTGCTTATGCCTTGAGCCAAGGTGTAGGAGTAATAGCTTGTATTggggagttgttggaagaaagAGAAGCTGGAAAAACATTTGATGTTTGCTTTCAGCAATTAAAGGCATATGCTG ATGCTGTCTCAAGTTGGGACAATATCGTCATTGCCTATGAACCCGTATGGGCAATTGGAACTGGTAAAGTGGCCTCACCTGAGCAGGCCCAGGAAGTGCATGCTGCTGTTAGGGATTGGCTGAGTAAGAATGTATCAGCAGATGTTGCTTCTAAAACACGTATTATCTACGGAG GTTCTGTCAACGGAGCCAACTCAGCCGAGCTTGCCAAGAAAGAAGACATTGATGGCTTCCTCGTTGGTGGTGCATCTCTAAAG GGTCCTGAGTTTGCCACTATCATCAACTCTGTCACTGCCAAGAAGGTGGCCGCCTAG
- the LOC121746891 gene encoding protein XAP5 CIRCADIAN TIMEKEEPER: MAGMGDGYVGTAQDAVRIRRLEKQREAERRKIQELKNKTAASEGQPGLLQFGSSTSEILETAFKKETVGLVTREQYVEKRVNIKNKFEEEEKEKLLKLQQEEEELQLQKLKKRKIKADPRLSFADEFENDNEEEDEENQNDDIRQRFGKYGKDPTVETSFLPDSEREAEEQAERERLRKQWLLEQEQIKNEPLQITYSYWDGTGHRRVIQVRKGDAIGEFLRAVQQQLAPEFREVRTTSVENLLYVKEDLIIPHQHSFYELIVNKARGKSGPLFHFDVHEDVRTTANATIEKDESHAGKVVERHWYEKNKHIFPASRWEIYDPTKKWERYTIHGN, from the exons ATGGCGGGTATGGGCGATGGCTACGTCGGCACGGCGCAGGACGCCGTCAGGATCAGGCGGCTGGAGAAACAAAGAGAGGCGGAGCGCCGCAAAATCCAAGAGCTTAAGAACAAAACTGCTGCTTCCGAAGGCCAGCCTGGCCTCCTCCAATTCGGCTCCAGTACCTCCGAG ATATTGGAGACTGCATTCAAGAAGGAAACTGTTGGTCTGGTCACTAGAGAGCAATATGTTGAGAAG AGAGTAAATattaagaataagtttgaagaggaagagaaagagaAGCTCCTAAAGTTGCAGCAAGA GGAGGAGGAGCTTCAGTTACAGAAATTGAAGAAGCGGAAAATAAAGGCAGACCCAAGGCTGTCTTTTGCTGATGAATTTGAGAATGACAATGAGGAGGAAGATGAGGAAAATC AAAACGATGATATCCGCCAGAGATTTGGAAAATATGGAAAAGATCCTACAGTAGAAACCAGTTTTTTGCCTGATAG TGAGAGAGAGGCGGAGGAACAAGCTGAGCGTGAACGGTTACGAAAACAATGGCTTCTTGAGCAGGAGCAAATCAAAA ATGAGCCTCTTCAAATCACTTACAGTTACTGGGATGGTACTGGCCATCGACGGGTGATCCAG GTACGAAAAGGTGATGCCATTGGAGAATTTCTTCGTGCAGTTCAGCAGCAGCTTGCCCCTGAATTTCGAGAGGTTCGAACAACTTCAGTGGAGAATTTGCTCTATGTTAAAGAAGATCTCATTATTCCACAT CAACACAGTTTCTATGAGCTGATTGTAAACAAGGCCAGAGGGAAAAGTGGACCG CTGTTCCACTTTGATGTGCATGAGGATGTTCGAACCACTGCTAATGCAACAATTGAGAAAGATGAG TCACATGCTGGTAAAGTTGTGGAGAGGCATTGGTATGAGAAGAATAAACACATATTTCCAGCTTCAAGATGGGag ATATACGACCCAACAAAGAAATGGGAGCGATACACGATCCATGGCAACTGA
- the LOC121749665 gene encoding translocon-associated protein subunit alpha-like, giving the protein MTIRASLILALLVFSSSLLQVARCEPDIDNDVDSAEEGGDLGIVNEDVQDFGTGSFSPAPEVETVCVFPKNPSKAVVAGEESELLAGIKNDGESTINVIAIQASVHLPYQHQYLLQNLSTQTFNNASVPPSVQATYPYMFAVSKFLQSGEYDLVATIVYEINQQLYQSAFYNGTIEVSEPGGIFSVESVLLFSLGIALLGFLGFWIRGQIQNLSKKTKRAPKVEVGTGTTDASRDEWLEGTAYAQSNSNKSKKKK; this is encoded by the exons ATGACAATTAGGGCTTCTCTGATCCTCGCGCTGCTCGTTTTCTCGTCGTCACTTCTGCAAG TTGCAAGATGTGAGCCAGACATTGATAATGATGTTGATTCGGCGGAGGAAGGTGGGGATCTCGGGATTGTTAATGAGGATGTCCAAGATTTTGGTACTGGAAGTTTTAGTCCAGCTCCAGAGGTGGAAACTGTTTGTGTTTTCCCTAAGAATCCCTCAAAAG CTGTTGTAGCTGGGGAAGAAAGTGAACTTCTTGCTGGGATTAAAAATGATG GGGAATCAACTATTAATGTCATTGCCATTCAGGCTAGTGTTCATCTCCCTTACCAGCATCAGTACTTGCTCCAGAATCTTTCCACACAG ACTTTTAACAACGCATCGGTTCCTCCATCAGTTCAAGCAACTTACCCCTATATGTTTGCCGTAAGCAAGTTCTTGCAA TCTGGTGAGTATGATCTTGTGGCAACTATTGTTTATGAGATCAACCAACAGCTTTACCAGAGTGCATTCTACAATGGGACAATTGAAGTGAGTGAGCCAGGCGGCATATTCAGTGTTGAATCAGTGTTGTTGTTTAGCCTTGGAATTGCCCTCCTTGGATTTCTTGGATTTTGGATACGTGGCCAAATTCAAAATCTCTCCAAG AAAACTAAGAGGGCACCAAAGGTTGAAGTTGGAACTGGAACAACTGATGCCTCGAGGGATGAGTGGTTGGAG GGAACTGCTTATGCTCAATCTAACTCGAACAagtcgaagaagaagaagtag